From a region of the Danio aesculapii chromosome 4, fDanAes4.1, whole genome shotgun sequence genome:
- the scyl2 gene encoding SCY1-like protein 2, which translates to MESMLNKLKSTVNKVTADVTSAVMGNPVTREFEVGKHIASGGPGMSWRIYNGTKKSTKQEVAVFVFDKKVIDRYQKFEKDQIIDSLKKGVQQLTRLRHPRLLTVQHPLEESRDCLAFCTEPVFASLANVLGQWDNLPSPVSTDIKEYKLYDVETKYGLLQVSEGLSFLHSGVKMVHGNLCSENIILNKSGAWKIMGFDFSISSSNPSDAEPKYVCKEWDPNLPPLCLPNPEYVAPEYILSVSCDSASDMYSLGVLIHTVFNEGKPVFKVNKQDIFKSFSRQLDQLSHLSPGVLSQIPEEVRQHVKMLLSVTSNVRPDADQMTKIPFFDDVGAMTLQYFDSLFQRDNLQKSQFFKGLPKVLPKLPKRVVVYRILPALTSEFVNPDMVPFVLPNVLLIAEECTKEEYVRLVLPDLTPVFKMQEPVQILLIFLQKMDLLLTKTPPEDIKNSVLPMVYRAVEAPSVQIQELCLNIIPTFANLIEYPSMKNSLIPRIKSTCLQTSSLAVRVNSLVCLGKILEYLDKWFVIDEILPFLQQIPSREPAVLMGILGIYKCTFTHKKLGIPKEHLAGKSLPHLVSLSIDNNLNLNQFNSFMAVIKDMLSRMETEHKTKLEQLHIMQEQQRSLNITNPMNQSEDTKSTPSQATQVRDIDDIFGGSSANAGVNGKENGSSSVSQPSRVSLTLEEKQRLAKEQEQAAKLRSQQPLAPQSIKSATTTLQAKDLTSSLLNNMTSLNNMSLNSGTRTIPMQGNTISSTFPAAPTMGGISTMSVSNGFNSPIGFQTGGMGMGMRAPTPALYGGMATTTSTPNFSALTQNQNQNQPGKPPDMSALDSLFASNKPKVSLNQMAPKPVPGTTAPSPWINQFGSGQPPQSAPVQSNPMGMTGVQGGFGMQANPFFNPQNFSQPAASSTMNTGMMKQSASVNNDLKDLFG; encoded by the exons ATGGAGTCGATGTTGAATAAACTGAAGAGCACTGTGAATAAAGTGACGGCCGATGTTACCAGCGCCGTCATGGGAAACCCGGTCACGCGAGAATTCGAGGTGGGCAAACACATCGCCAGTGGCGGTCCGGGGATGAGCTGGAGGATCTACAATGGCACCAAGAAATCTACAAAACAG GAAGTGGCCGTATTTGTGTTTGACAAGAAGGTCATTGATCGCTATCAGAAGTTTGAGAAGGACCAGATCATCGATTCACTGAAGAAAGGAGTTCAACAGCTTACCAGATTACGACATCCACGTCTCCTGACAGTTCAGCACCCGCTGGAAGAGTCCAG AGACTGTCTGGCGTTCTGCACAGAGCCTGTGTTTGCCAGTCTAGCGAATGTGCTCGGCCAGTGGGACAACCTGCCCAGTCCTGTTTCCACAGACATCAAAGAGTACAAACTCTACGATGTAGAGACCAAATACGGCTTGCTGCAG GTCTCAGAGGGTTTGTCGTTTCTCCACAGTGGGGTTAAAATGGTTCATGGTAACTTGTGTTCAGAGAACATCATCCTGAATAAGAGTGGAGCCTGGAAGATCATGGGCTTTGACTTCAGTATCTCCTCCAGCAACCCGTCTGATGCTGAG CCCAAGTATGTGTGTAAAGAGTGGGACCCCAATCTCCCGCCTCTTTGCCTCCCAAACCCAGAATATGTGGCTCCAGAATACATCCTGTCGGTTAGCTGTGATTCAGCCTCTGACATGTACTCACTGGGCGTCTTGATCCACACTGTGTTTAATGAAGGCAAACCTGTCTTTAAGGTCAACAAGCAGGACATATTCAAGAGCTTCAGTCGACAGCTGGACCAG TTGAGTCATCTGAGTCCAGGAGTGTTGAGTCAGATCCCAGAGGAGGTCAGACAACATGTGAAGATGCTGCTCAGTGTCACCTCTAACGTGCGTCCAGACGCAGACCAGATGACAAAG ATTCCCTTCTTCGATGACGTTGGAGCGATGACTCTTCAGTACTTCGACTCGCTTTTCCAGCGGGACAACTTGCAGAAGTCTCAGTTCTTCAAAGGACTCCCGAAAGTGCTGCCCAAGTTGCCCAAG AGAGTCGTTGTGTATAGAATCCTTCCTGCCCTCACATCTGAGTTTGTTAATCCTGACATGGTGCCGTTTGTCCTTCCAAATGTGCTGCTCATTGCTGAGGAGTGTACAAAAGAGGAGTATGTGCGCCTCGTTCTCCCCGACCTCACCCCTGTTTTCAAAATGCAGGAGCCAGTACAG ATCCTGCTGATATTTCTACAAAAAATGGACTTGCTTTTGACCAAAACGCCTCCTGAAGACATCAAGAACAGTGTCCTGCCAATGGTGTACAGAGCAGTGGAGGCCCCTTCTGTTCAAATACAG gaACTTTGTCTTAATATCATTCCCACATTTGCCAATCTGATTGAGTACCCATCTATGAAGAACTCTCTTATTCCTCGTATCAAATCTACGTGTTTACAGACATCCTCATTGGCG GTGAGGGTGAACTCTTTGGTTTGCCTTGGGAAGATCCTGGAGTATCTGGATAAATGGTTTGTCATTGATGAAATTCTACCATTCCTGCAGCAGATTCCATCCAGAGAACCAGCTGTGCTCATGGGCATTCTGG GCATCTACAAGTGCACTTTCACACATAAGAAACTGGGCATCCCAAAGGAGCACCTTGCTGGAAAGAGTTTACCTCATCTGGTGTCACTTAGTATTGATAACAACCTTAACCTTAACCAG TTTAACTCTTTCATGGCTGTGATCAAGGACATGTTGAGTCGCATGGAGACTGAACACAAGACCAAACTGGAGCAGCTACACATTATGCAGGAACAGCAgag GAGTTTAAATATTACAAACCCCATGAACCAATCAGAGGACACAAAAAGCACACCAAGCCAAGCCACGCAAGTCAGAGAT ATCGATGACATCTTTGGAGGCAGTTCAGCAAATGCCGGCGTGAATGGTAAAGAAAACGGTTCATCCTCTGTCTCACAGCCTTCACGA GTGTCTCTCACATTGGAAGAAAAGCAGCGATTGGCTAAAGAACAGGAACAGGCTGCTAAACTAAGAAGTCAGCAGCCTTTGGCTCCACAGAGCATCAAATCAGCCACAACAACACTTCAG GCAAAAGATCTAACCAGCAGTCTTCTGAACAACATGACGTCCCTCAACAACATGTCTTTAAACTCTGGCACCAGGACGATCCCCATGCAGGGCAACACCATCTCCTCCACCTTCCCGGCAGCACCAACCATGGGTGGAATAAGTACCATGAGCGTCAGCAATGGCTTCAATTCCCCTATTGGTTTCCAGACGGGTGGAATGGGGATGGGGATGAGAGCTCCCACACCTGCCCTCTATGGCGGAATGGCCACCACAACCAGTACTCCCAATTTCAGCGCCCTTACTCAAAATCAGAACCAAAACCAGCCCGGCAAACCCCCAGACATGTCAGCACTAGACTCTCTTTTCGCTTCTAACAAACCAAAAGTCAGCCTGAACCAAATGGCCCCTAAACCGGTCCCAGGAACCACTGCACCTTCTCCGTGGATCAATCAGTTTGGGTCAGGCCAACCGCCCCAATCTGCACCTGTACAGTCAAATCCGATGGGAATGACAGGAGTTCAGGGTGGTTTCGGGATGCAAGCAAATCCGTTCTTCAACCCTCAGAACTTCTCGCAACCTGCTGCCTCTTCCACAATGAACACTGGGATGATGAAGCAAAGCGCATCGGTCAACAATGACCTTAAAGACCTTTTCGGATAA